One genomic segment of Arachis duranensis cultivar V14167 chromosome 4, aradu.V14167.gnm2.J7QH, whole genome shotgun sequence includes these proteins:
- the LOC107485985 gene encoding uncharacterized protein LOC107485985 encodes MADVPPPSPSELLRMVTELQQANQRMAEDNQRMQNQIAQLVQARLEHNDNNHENNERTHVSETPQTNNEGDHHDEEGQPENEDERPDNSTGPFTADIMNFQLPRQFTLPSTLTPYDGLGDPKQHVKKFRSIMIVNGASDPILCRCFPSFLDGPALDWFCSLPADSISRFQELAAQFEDHFAASAIYLHDSDYLTTIKQGPQESLKDYITRFTKIAMRIPDLHPEVHLHAIKSGLRPGKFQETIAVTKPKTLAEFREKAKGQIDVEELRLARRSEKSATNKEDDKNRDSKKPFTPVPRYDSYTQFNTKRDDIIKEILNSKLIKPPRKAGNYPEPKGLDRSKYCTFHQKHGHTTDECIIAKDLLERLARQGHLDKFISGHIQKNITPAPDTSTATTSAKGKEKAPSQPRGIINCISGGYAGGGHTSSARKRTYRAMLTVADGINDSQPLINVPEVTFRPADFNGVGSNLDDPVVISIQLGDLIVKKVLLDPGSSADVLFHTTFEKMKLSNNILQPYFGDLVGFSGERVPVLGSVWLQTTLGEQPLHKTQDIQYLVVDCFSPYNIILGRPFLNKFAAIVSTIHLCVKFPVQDNLIGTIHDDIQEARQCYNMSLKLPKKLGRQQVNSINSEPITSAELDPRADFEDRPMPNEDLTKITLGNDPMKFTFVGTSLSPEDKENLENFLRENFDLFAWTSADMPGIDPSVITHKLALSPAARPISQKKRNLGTEKREASINEVKKLIDANFIREIRFTTWLANVVMVRKNNGKWRMCVDFTDLNKACPKDAYPLPCIDTLVDNSCGYGTLSFMDAYSGYNQILMHPTDQEKTAFITENGNYCYNVMPFGLKNAGATYQRLMNKIFEQQIGRNIEVYVDDMVAKTKPGDSHIRDLAEIFGQIRRYKMRLNPEKCAFGVRGGKFLGFILTSRGIEANPEKCRAILDMHTPSTIKEVQRLTGRLAALSRFLPCLAPKSSKFFQCLKKNAKHFEWNQECEIAFKNIKEFLSKPPILQKPKYGEPLYIYLSITDFAISSALVTETDKKQQPVYFVSKTLQKPYFQSHTIIVRTEQPLRQVLSKPELAGRLIKWAIELSEFDIQYQPRGSIKSQHLVDFVAELTEPSSDVPSSGWTLFVDGASNPHGAGAGILLESSDGIVLEHSLRFSFKASNNQSEYEALIAGLRLASDLHITDLKVYCDSLLVVQQVNHSFQTKDPILLQYLDIVQQLLKNFSKINVTHIPREQNHRADILSKLATTQAHTATLLQSTLDKPSIDVFTVFNTTNNDNWQYPYIQYLRSGLIPEEIQNKNKFRRQASYYTLLNDNLYRRGFSRPLLKCLNRADADLVLSEAHEGICGIHSGARSLSQKILRAGFYWPTIQEDSKHKVRTCENCQKHAPIIHLPAEHFHSSTISWPFDKWGIDILGPFPTAPRQVKYLVVAIDYFSKWIEAQPLARITSEQMINFVWKSIICRFGIPNHIITDNGRQFIDQSFKNFLQNLKIKQHFSSVEHPQSNGLAEAANKVILQALRKKLETAKGLWAELIPEILWAYNTTAHSTTKETPFRLVYGSEAMIPIEVSLGSMRTLAEEHNHARRAELDLIEEVQEAAAVRHRALQQQLSRRHGQKVHQRSFNKHDLVLRKTEQARRPSSHGKLAATWDGPYRIHEVLGRGAYKLEELDGTILPNTWNIGSLKRYYS; translated from the coding sequence ATGGCTGACGTTCCCCCGCCCTCCCCATCCGAACTTTTGAGGATGGTGACCGAGCTTCAACAAGCAAACCAAAGAATGGCGGAGGACAACCAGAGAATGCAAAACCAAATTGCACAGTTAGTACAAGCCCGCTTGGAACACAATGATAACAATCACGAGAATAATGAACGAACCCATGTTTCCGAGACACCACAAACCAACAATGAAGGAGATCATCACGATGAAGAGGGCCAGCCGGAAAATGAGGACGAACGACCTGATAACTCAACGGGGCCATTCACGGCAGACATAATGAATTTCCAACTTCCTAGACAATTCACCCTCCCGTCAACCTTAACCCCATATGATGGGTTGGGCGATCCAAAGCAGCATGTCAAGAAATTCCGATCTATCATGATCGTTAACGGTGCATCTGATCCAATTCTTTGTCGATGTTTTCCATCTTTTTTAGACGGACCTGCACTTGACTGGTTTTGTTCTTTGCCTGCAGATTCGATATCTCGCTTTCAGGAGTTAGCTGCCCAATTCGAAGATCATTTCGCAGCATCCGCAATATACCTCCATGACTCTGACTATTTGACGACTATTAAACAGGGACCACAAGAAAGCTTGAAGGACTACATTACCCGGTTTACTAAGATAGCCATGAGGATCCCAGATCTCCACCCAGAAGTCCATCTCCACGCCATTAAAAGCGGCCTTCGTCCCGGAAAATTTCAAGAAACTATCGCTGTAACAAAGCCCAAAACTTTGGCCGAGTTTCGTGAAAAGGCCAAAGGTCAAATCGACGTTGAAGAACTCAGGCTGGCGAGGAGATCAGAAAAATCGGCCACAAATAAGGAGGATGATAAGAACAGAGACAGTAAAAAACCATTCACGCCGGTCCCACGCTATGACTCCTACACTCAGTTCAACACAAAAAGAGATGATATTATCAAGGAGATTCTCAACTCCAAGTTAATAAAACCTCCTCGCAAAGCAGGCAATTACCCAGAGCCAAAAGGACTTGACAGATCCAAGTATTGCACTTTTCATCAAAAGCACGGACACACGACTGATGAGTGCATCATTGCCAAAGATCTCCTCGAGCGACTAGCAAGGCAAGGCCACCTGGACAAATTTATTTCAGGGCATATTCAGAAGAACATCACTCCTGCCCCGGACACGTCGACCGCAACCACCTCCGctaaagggaaagaaaaggCACCATCCCAACCAAGAGGTATAATAAATTGCATTTCAGGGGGCTACGCAGGAGGCGGCCACACAAGCTCGGCCCGAAAGCGCACGTACCGAGCTATGTTGACAGTCGCAGACGGAATAAACGATTCCCAGCCGTTGATAAATGTCCCAGAGGTGACTTTTCGACCAGCCGACTTTAACGGTGTCGGCAGCAACCTCGATGATCCAGTCGTAATCTCCATCCAGCTAGGAGACCTCATAGTAAAGAAAGTCTTACTCGATCCAGGAAGCAGTGCGGACGTCTTATTCCATACAACCTTCGAAAAGATGAAGCTGAGCAATAATATACTACAACCATACTTCGGAGACCTGGTCGGATTTTCAGGAGAACGAGTTCCAGTACTGGGATCAGTGTGGTTACAAACCACACTCGGTGAGCAACCATTACATAAGACACAAGATATCCAATATCTCGTGGTCGATTGTTTTAgcccttataatatcattctgGGTAGaccttttttaaataagtttgcTGCAATCGTATCTACTATTCACCTTTGTGTCAAGTTTCCTGTGCAGGACAATCTCATAGGTACAATTCACGACGACATCCAGGAAGCCCGACAATGTTACAATATGAGCTTAAAACTGCCCAAAAAGCTCGGACGACAACAAGTCAATTCCATAAATTCCGAGCCGATAACATCAGCCGAGTTAGACCCCCGAGCCGACTTCGAGGATCGGCCTATGCCAAACGAAGACTTGACGAAGATAACATTAGGCAATGATCCGATGAAGTTCACCTTTGTCGGCACTTCCCTCAGTCCAGAAGACAAGGAGAACCTTGAAAATTTCCTCCGAGAAAATTTCGATCTATTTGCATGGACCTCTGCCGACATGCCAGGAATAGATCCGTCGGTTATAACACACAAATTAGCATTAAGCCCAGCAGCCCGACCAATCTCCCAGAAAAAAAGAAACCTCGGCACCGAAAAGAGAGAAGCATCAATAAACGAGGTAAAGAAGCTAATAGATGCCAATTTCATCAGGGAAATCAGATTCACAACATGGCTGGCCAATGTGGTTATggtaagaaaaaataatggtaAGTGGCGCATGTGCGTCGACTTTACTGATTTAAACAAAGCGTGTCCCAAGGACGCTTACCCTTTACCCTGTATTGATACTCTGGTTGATAACTCTTGTGGTTACGGCACCTTAAGTTTCATGGATGCATATTCTGGTTATAACCAGATTCTCATGCACCCaacagatcaagaaaaaacgGCTTTCATAACCGAGAATGGTAATTACTGCTATAACGtcatgccttttggtttaaagaatgCAGGGGCGACATATCAACGGTTAATGAACAAGATCTTCGAACAGCAGATAGGGCGGAACATAGAGGTTTACGTTGACGACATGGTCGCCAAAACCAAACCCGGAGACTCTCACATTCGGGACCTGGCCGAAATCTTCGGCCAAATACGGCGATATAAAATGAGGTTAAATCCAGAGAAGTGCGCCTTCGGAGTCCGAGGAGGGAAATTCCTCGGATTCATCCTCACAAGCcgaggaattgaagcaaatccagaaAAGTGTCGCGCAATACTCGACATGCACACCCCATCCACAATCAAGGAAGTTCAGAGGCTAACAGGACGATTAGCCGCTCTTTCTAGATTTTTACCATGTTTGGCCCCTAAATCTTCGAAATTTTTTCAGTGTTTAAAAAAGAACGCAAAACATTTTGAATGGAATCAAGAGTGTGAAATAgctttcaaaaatataaaagaattcCTTTCAAAACCCCCTATACTGCAAAAACCAAAGTATGGTGAACCGTTGTATATATATTTGTCTATTACTGATTTTGCCATTAGCTCTGCTCTTGTAACAGAAACAGATAAGAAGCAACAGCCAGTCTACTTTGTGAGCAAGACCTTGCAGAAACCATATTTTCAAAGCCACACGATCATTGTCCGAACTGAACAGCCTCTACGACAAGTTCTGTCAAAGCCCGAGCTGGCAGGAAGATTAATCAAATGGGCTATTGAGTTGTCAGAATTTGACATTCAATACCAGCCGAGAGGGTCGATCAAGTCCCAACACCTCGTCGACTTCGTCGCCGAGCTTACCGAACCAAGCTCCGACGTGCCAAGTTCAGGATGGACCTTGTTTGTAGACGGAGCTTCCAACCCTCATGGTGCTGGTGCCGGAATACTACTCGAGAGCTCGGATGGCATAGTTCTCGAGCATTCCCTCAGATTCTCATTCAAGGCCAGCAATAACCAATCTGAATACGAGGCCCTCATAGCAGGGCTCAGGTTAGCCAGCGACTTACATATCACAGATTTAAAGGTTTATTGCGATTCATTGTTAGTAGTTCAACAAGTAAACCACAGTTTTCAAACAAAGGACCCGATTTTATTGCAATACTTAGATATTGTCCAACAACTGctgaaaaatttttcaaaaataaacgTTACTCACATACCTAGAGAGCAGAACCATAGGGCAGATATTCTGTCAAAATTAGCAACTACACAAGCGCACACCGCCACTCTATTACAGTCAACCCTAGATAAGCCGAGCATTGATGTATTTACTGTTTTTAACACAACTAATAATGACAATTGGCAATATCCTTACATCCAATATCTTCGTTCTGGTCTCATCCCAGAAgagatccaaaataaaaataagttccGAAGGCAAGCCTCCTATTATACATTATTAAATGACAATCTTTATAGGCGGGGATTCTCTCGACCTTTGTTAAAATGTTTGAACAGGGCAGACGCCGACCTTGTGCTGTCCGAAGCCCACGAGGGCATTTGCGGAATACATTCTGGGGCACGAAGCCTCTCACAGAAAATCCTTCGAGCAGGTTTTTACTGGCCGACGATCCAGGAGGATAGCAAACACAAAGTACGAACTTGTGAAAATTGCCAGAAGCATGCACCGATCATTCACCTGCCAGCAGAGCATTTTCATAGTTCGACGATAAGCTGGCCATTTGACAAATGGGGAATTGACATTCTAGGACCATTCCCAACTGCTCCAAGACAGGTAAAATATCTGGTAGTCGCAATTGATTATTTTTCCAAATGGATAGAAGCACAACCTTTGGCTAGAATAACATCCGAACAAATGATAAACTTCGTTTGGAAAAGCATAATCTGCAGATTTGGTATACCTAATCACATTATAACTGACAATGGTCGACAGTTTATAGACCAaagttttaagaattttttgcaAAACCTGAAAATCAAACAACACTTCTCCTCTGTTGAACATCCGCAATCCAACGGGTTAGCAGAAGCCGCCAATAAGGTCATCCTCCAGGCCCTACGCAAAAAGCTCGAGACTGCAAAAGGCCTATGGGCCGAACTAATCCCAGAAATATTATGGGCATATAATACTACAGCTCACTCGACAACAAAGGAAACCCCATTCCGTTTGGTATATGGGTCCGAAGCCATGATCCCCATAGAAGTATCACTAGGCTCAATGCGGACATTAGCAGAAGAACATAATCATGCTAGACGAGCCGAGCTTGACTTAATTGAAGAGGTCCAAGAAGCAGCAGCAGTCAGACACCGAGCATTACAGCAACAACTTAGCCGACGACATGGACAGAAAGTGCACCAAAGATCCTTCAATAAGCACGATTTAGTTCTCAGAAAGACCGAGCAAGCTCGCCGACCTTCCTCCCATGGGAAACTCGCGGCAACATGGGATGGCCCATACAGAATACATGAAGTCCTCGGGAGAGGAGCATACAAGTTGGAAGAATTAGATGGCACAATACTCCCCAACACATGGAACATTGGTTCCCTGAAACGATATTACAGTTAA
- the LOC107486139 gene encoding 2-oxoglutarate-dependent dioxygenase 21, chloroplastic-like, which translates to MVNLNMPPEGSQEGSNVEVRKVDLMDDGLESHDGSAIRDPMMEQYEVNHDDGDDVDDGDEEEKMNYYGDTQIALTQPAISRPYDRPDHITRLNLDAMTSDWSLPREAPKRIQSMSSREIHVCKYKYRLYMIVDNWRYILYFHFPYRNLRYTVFGCFLINESFIACYKISNVINHGIDESAINEALKAAEEFFNLPHDEKMCLFSDDVHKPVRYGTSLNHARDEVFCWRDFIKHYSHPLPDWIHLWPSNPPSYRKNMGNYAEAVQDLQNKLMEMIFESLGLNPSYLEEEVNGGSQLLAVNCYPACPEPELTLGIHPHSDYGSITVLLQTRSGLEFKNKNNNWEAVPLVEGGLVVQLGDQMEVLSNGVYKSVIHRATVNVDKKRFSIVSLHSFAMDKKIGPAKELVDDNHHQLPKCYNEFSFREFLQFISNNDITKERFLDTLKIMK; encoded by the exons ATGGTGAATCTGAATATGCCACCTGAGGGTAGTCAGGAGGGGTCTAATGTTGAAGTTCGTAAAGTTGACTTAATGGATGACGGTCTTGAAAGTCATGACGGTTCTGCTATCAGAGATCCAATGATGGAGCAGTATGAAGTCAACCACGATGATGGAGACGatgttgatgatggtgatgaggAAGAAAAGATGAACTACTACGGTGACACACAAATCGCTCTGACACAGCCTGCCATTTCTCGACCATATGACCGACCGGATCATATCACGAGGTTGAATCTCGATGCAATGACTTCGGATTGGTCGTTACCCAGGGAGGCTCCGAAGAGGATCCAATCAATGAGTTCCAG GGAAATACATGTATGCAAGTACAAATATAGATTGTACATGATTGTGGATAATTGG AGATATATACTTTACTTCCATTTCCCATACCGCAATTTAAGATACACTGTCTTTGGCTGCTTCCTTATAAATGAATCATTCATAGCttgttacaaaatatcaaat GTTATTAACCATGGAATTGATGAATCAGCAATAAATGAAGCCCTAAAAGCTGCAGAGGAGTTCTTCAACCTCCCTCATGATGAAAAGATGTGTTTGTTTTCTGATGATGTTCATAAGCCAGTAAGATATGGAACAAGCCTTAATCATGCTAGGGATGAAGTTTTTTGTTGGAGAGATTTCATCAAACATTATTCTCATCCCCTACCGGATTGGATTCATTTGTGGCCTTCAAATCCACCAAGTTATAG GAAGAACATGGGAAATTATGCTGAGGCAGTGCAAGATCTTCAAAACAAACTAATGGAGATGATTTTTGAGAGCCTAGGGTTAAACCCTAGCTACCTTGAAGAAGAAGTTAATGGTGGATCTCAACTCCTAGCTGTGAATTGCTACCCAGCATGCCCTGAACCCGAACTAACCCTAGGGATCCACCCTCATTCCGATTATGGATCAATAACTGTTCTACTCCAAACTCGATCCGGGCTCGaattcaagaacaaaaacaataattgGGAGGCAGTTCCCTTAGTCGAAGGTGGCCTAGTGGTGCAATTGGGTGATCAAATGGAAGTTTTGAGCAATGGAGTTTACAAGAGTGTGATTCACCGAGCAACAGTGAATGTGGATAAGAAGAGGTTTTCAATTGTGAGTCTTCATAGTTTTGCAATGGACAAGAAGATAGGGCCAGCAAAAGAGCTTGTTGATGATAATCATCATCAATTACCAAAGTGTTACAATGAATTCAGCTTCAGGGAGTTTCTTCAATTCATTTCCAACAATGATATTACAAAAGAAAGGTTCCTagacactttgaagatcatgaaatAA
- the LOC107485984 gene encoding 2-oxoglutarate-dependent dioxygenase 21, chloroplastic-like yields MDNQAKSSSGASSFTSAMNLDQQGVSFIPQRYVLPPSQRPNIIHHHDEHVLPLPIIDLSDFHDQARRYQIINEIRNTCKEFGFFQWMNTLVINNSNFDLDFQRYILYFHFPYRNLRYTVFGCFLINESFIACYKISNVINHGIDESAINEALKAAEEFFNLPHDEKMCLFSDDVHKPVRYGTSLNHARDEVFCWRDFIKHYSHPLPDWIHLWPSNPPSYRKNMGNYAEAVQDLQNKLMEMIFESLGLNPSYLEEEVNGGSQLLAVNCYPACPEPELTLGIHPHSDYGSITVLLQTRSGLEFKNKNNNWEAVPLVEGGLVVQLGDQMEVLSNGVYKSVIHRATVNVDKKRFSIVSLHSFAMDKKIGPAKELVDDNHHQLPKCYNEFSFREFLQFISNNDITKERFLDTLKIMK; encoded by the exons ATGGATAATCAAGCAAAGAGTAGTAGTGGTGCTTCCTCTTTTACTAGTGCTATGAATCTTGACCAACAAGGAGTGTCTTTTATTCCTCAACGCTATGTTCTACCCCCTTCACAACGCCCAAACATCATTCATCATCATGATGAACATGTTCTTCCTCTCCCTATAATAGACTTGTCTGATTTTCATGATCAAGCTCGTAGATATCAAATTATCAACGAAATCAGAAATACTTGCAAGGAGTTTGGTTTCTTTCag TGGATGAACACACTCGTAATTAATAATAGCAACTTTGATCTTGACTTCCAGAGATATATACTTTACTTCCATTTCCCATACCGCAATTTAAGATACACTGTCTTTGGCTGCTTCCTTATAAATGAATCATTCATAGCttgttacaaaatatcaaat GTTATTAACCATGGAATTGATGAATCAGCAATAAATGAAGCCCTAAAAGCTGCAGAGGAGTTCTTCAACCTCCCTCATGATGAAAAGATGTGTTTGTTTTCTGATGATGTTCATAAGCCAGTAAGATATGGAACAAGCCTTAATCATGCTAGGGATGAAGTTTTTTGTTGGAGAGATTTCATCAAACATTATTCTCATCCCCTACCGGATTGGATTCATTTGTGGCCTTCAAATCCACCAAGTTATAG GAAGAACATGGGAAATTATGCTGAGGCAGTGCAAGATCTTCAAAACAAACTAATGGAGATGATTTTTGAGAGCCTAGGGTTAAACCCTAGCTACCTTGAAGAAGAAGTTAATGGTGGATCTCAACTCCTAGCTGTGAATTGCTACCCAGCATGCCCTGAACCCGAACTAACCCTAGGGATCCACCCTCATTCCGATTATGGATCAATAACTGTTCTACTCCAAACTCGATCCGGGCTCGaattcaagaacaaaaacaataattgGGAGGCAGTTCCCTTAGTCGAAGGTGGCCTAGTGGTGCAATTGGGTGATCAAATGGAAGTTTTGAGCAATGGAGTTTACAAGAGTGTGATTCACCGAGCAACAGTGAATGTGGATAAGAAGAGGTTTTCAATTGTGAGTCTTCATAGTTTTGCAATGGACAAGAAGATAGGGCCAGCAAAAGAGCTTGTTGATGATAATCATCATCAATTACCAAAGTGTTACAATGAATTCAGCTTCAGGGAGTTTCTTCAATTCATTTCCAACAATGATATTACAAAAGAAAGGTTCCTagacactttgaagatcatgaaatAA